From a single Hippopotamus amphibius kiboko isolate mHipAmp2 chromosome X, mHipAmp2.hap2, whole genome shotgun sequence genomic region:
- the LOC130842531 gene encoding ribosome maturation protein SBDS-like, with protein MSTFTPTSQIRLTNVAVVRMKLAGKCFKIACYKNKAVGWQSGVGIDFDEVLQTHSVFVNVSKDQIAKKEDLISAFGTDDQTEICKQTLNKGEVQVSDEEWHTPLEQMFRDIATIVFDKYVNPETKRPYTIIFIERAVKDIHYSVKPNKSTKHQALEVIKQLKEKMKIEHALVRLRFILPVNEGKKLKEKLKPLIKVIESEDYGQQLEIVCLIDPGCF; from the coding sequence ATGTCGACCTTCACCCCCACCAGCCAGATCCGCCTGACCAATGTGGCCGTAGTACGGATGAAGCTAGCCGGGAAGTGCTTCAAAATCGCTTGCTACAAAAACAAGGCCGTGGGCTGGCAGAGCGGTGTGGGAATAGACTTTGATGAAGTTCTACAGACCCACTCGGTGTTTGTAAATGTCTCTAAAGATCAGATTGCAAAGAAGGAAGATCTCATCAGTGCATTTGGAACAGATGACCAGACGGAAATCTGTAAGCAGACTTTGAATAAAGGAGAGGTTCAAGTGTCAGATGAAGAATGGCACACACCGCTGGAGCAGATGTTTAGGGACATTGCAACCATTGTGTTTGACAAATATGTGAACCCTGAAACAAAGAGACCGTACACCATTATCTTTATCGAGAGAGCCGTGAAGGACATCCACTATTCGGTCAAACCCAACAAGAGTACAAAACATCAGGCTTTGGAAGTGATAAAGCagttaaaggagaaaatgaagataGAACACGCGCTCGTGAGACTTCGGTTCATCCTTCCAGTGAATGAAGGGAAGAAGCTGAAAGAAAAACTCAAGCCACTGATCAAGGTTATAGAAAGTGAAGACTACGGTCAACAGTTAGAAATTGTGTGTCTCATCGACCCCGGCTGCTTCTGA